In Listeria cossartiae subsp. cossartiae, one genomic interval encodes:
- a CDS encoding TMEM175 family protein has protein sequence MSKGRLEAFSDGVFAIIITIIVLGMTLPDMFTPASTQTFLWEIFIFIEAGLLIGQFWYTHSRLFDQVTSISTSAVLFNILFLLILSLVPLFTRAIMQHPDMTAPIIGFVITILLTSLIFQLLHRAVNGKNSGIDNWIFRISSFIFVIIIGTISFSAPQISTILFIIFPVAGWIMQLVYRRQTKK, from the coding sequence TTGTCAAAAGGTAGATTAGAAGCATTTAGTGATGGTGTATTTGCAATTATAATTACGATAATTGTTTTAGGAATGACTTTACCTGATATGTTTACCCCCGCGAGTACACAAACCTTCTTATGGGAAATTTTTATTTTTATAGAAGCTGGATTACTTATCGGCCAATTTTGGTATACGCACAGCCGACTTTTTGATCAAGTAACATCCATTTCCACATCGGCTGTATTATTTAATATTTTATTTTTACTCATTTTGTCACTTGTTCCATTATTTACAAGGGCAATTATGCAACATCCAGATATGACCGCTCCCATTATTGGCTTTGTTATCACTATTTTGCTTACCTCGCTGATTTTCCAATTATTGCATCGTGCTGTAAACGGAAAAAATTCTGGTATTGATAATTGGATATTTCGAATCTCCAGCTTTATATTTGTTATAATCATTGGTACTATTAGCTTTTCTGCGCCACAAATCTCCACCATTTTATTTATTATTTTCCCGGTAGCTGGTTGGATAATGCAGCTCGTATACCGCCGTCAAACAAAAAAATAA
- a CDS encoding ZIP family metal transporter — protein sequence MLNYLSQLNPVLLALLAGIFTWACTAAGASLVFFFKNLNKKWGNVMLGFAAGVMLAASFWSLLAPAIEMSKDLGKFSFVPALVGFLLGGIFLRVIDRIIPHLHFGFPEQAKEGPKTSLRKSILLVLSITIHNIPEGAAVGVAFGAVITGDTETLITAIVLALGIGIQNFPEGAAVSIPLRGEGLSRKKSFWYGQLSAVVEPIFAVIGAVLVVFVTPILPFALAFAAGAMIFVIVEELIPESQVEGSADLATAATMAGFAVMMVLDVALG from the coding sequence TTGTTAAATTACTTATCGCAATTAAATCCGGTATTGTTAGCATTACTTGCCGGGATTTTCACATGGGCTTGTACAGCAGCTGGGGCTTCACTCGTATTTTTCTTTAAAAATTTAAATAAAAAATGGGGTAATGTCATGCTTGGGTTTGCGGCTGGTGTCATGCTCGCAGCAAGTTTTTGGTCGCTACTTGCCCCGGCAATAGAAATGAGCAAGGACTTAGGGAAGTTTTCTTTTGTTCCGGCATTAGTTGGCTTTTTACTGGGAGGAATATTTTTACGTGTGATAGACCGTATTATTCCGCATTTGCATTTCGGGTTTCCAGAACAAGCGAAGGAAGGACCGAAAACTTCACTTCGGAAAAGTATTTTACTCGTTCTATCAATTACCATTCATAATATTCCAGAAGGCGCCGCGGTTGGGGTTGCTTTTGGAGCGGTAATAACAGGAGACACGGAAACGCTTATTACAGCGATAGTATTAGCGCTTGGTATTGGGATTCAAAATTTTCCAGAAGGTGCGGCCGTGTCCATTCCTTTGCGCGGAGAAGGGCTTTCGCGGAAAAAGAGCTTTTGGTATGGGCAATTATCGGCGGTAGTTGAACCGATTTTCGCAGTAATTGGAGCGGTTTTAGTTGTTTTTGTTACACCTATTTTGCCGTTCGCACTTGCATTTGCAGCTGGAGCGATGATTTTCGTTATTGTAGAAGAATTAATTCCGGAGTCTCAAGTAGAAGGTTCGGCGGATTTGGCAACTGCCGCAACAATGGCTGGCTTTGCAGTGATGATGGTTCTAGATGTTGCTTTAGGTTAA
- a CDS encoding polysaccharide deacetylase family protein: MKIRWIRTSLVTILIIAVVFVGVIGFQKYQFSKSRNKVIMQMDRLMKDQDGGNFRRLDKKENGVEIISYIPKTTEKKDNEIIQKEIEKATDAEVKKLNRDNEKQGIIFYTYQKQKMAEQAVSYKAVQSEYVKEGKTKFVLKEKKDICKNIVTDAETGALLTLGEVLIKNDETKLNVKSAVEQELIKTGDYSLKDVGNLGNIKSLVKWDQTDFEITNSELILPIEVPGASEPKKVNVQLADIASSVNKRYLPSSVKVPEVPKAKTNKRIALTFDDGPSAAVTPQVLDTLKRYDVKATFFVLGSSVVQNPGLVKRELAEGHQVGSHSWDHPQLTKLSTQEVYNQILQTQKVVFDQTGYFPTTMRPPYGAVNKEVAEAIGLPIIQWSVDTEDWKNKNAGVVTQRVLAGATDGAIVLMHDIHKTTAASLDATLQQLKSQGYEFVTIDELYGEKLQIGKQYFDKTESRMVK; this comes from the coding sequence GTGAAAATTAGGTGGATTAGAACTTCACTAGTTACGATTCTCATTATTGCCGTGGTTTTTGTTGGTGTAATAGGATTCCAAAAATACCAATTTTCAAAGTCGCGCAACAAAGTAATAATGCAGATGGACAGACTAATGAAGGACCAAGATGGAGGAAATTTCCGCCGCTTGGATAAGAAAGAAAATGGAGTAGAAATTATTTCTTACATTCCTAAAACTACTGAGAAAAAAGACAACGAAATTATCCAAAAAGAAATTGAAAAGGCCACAGATGCAGAAGTGAAGAAATTAAATAGAGATAATGAAAAGCAAGGGATTATTTTCTACACTTATCAAAAGCAAAAAATGGCCGAACAAGCAGTATCTTATAAAGCAGTTCAATCTGAGTACGTAAAAGAAGGTAAAACTAAATTTGTACTCAAAGAGAAAAAAGATATTTGCAAAAACATTGTAACCGACGCAGAAACAGGTGCTTTATTAACACTTGGGGAAGTATTAATAAAGAACGATGAAACAAAACTAAACGTAAAATCTGCTGTTGAGCAAGAACTTATTAAAACAGGGGATTATTCTTTAAAAGATGTTGGGAATCTTGGGAATATCAAGAGTTTAGTGAAATGGGATCAAACTGATTTTGAAATCACTAATTCTGAACTAATTTTACCAATTGAAGTTCCAGGGGCTTCAGAACCGAAGAAAGTGAATGTACAACTTGCGGATATTGCTAGTTCTGTGAATAAACGCTATTTACCAAGTAGTGTTAAAGTTCCAGAAGTACCAAAAGCAAAAACCAACAAGCGAATTGCACTTACTTTTGATGATGGTCCAAGTGCGGCAGTAACGCCACAAGTACTGGATACATTGAAACGCTATGATGTAAAAGCGACATTTTTTGTACTAGGTTCAAGCGTAGTACAAAATCCAGGTTTAGTAAAACGTGAATTAGCAGAAGGGCACCAAGTTGGAAGCCACTCCTGGGATCATCCACAATTAACTAAACTATCAACACAAGAAGTATATAACCAAATTTTACAAACACAAAAAGTAGTATTTGATCAAACTGGATATTTCCCAACGACAATGCGCCCTCCATATGGTGCAGTCAACAAAGAAGTTGCTGAAGCGATCGGTCTTCCGATAATTCAGTGGTCTGTTGATACAGAAGATTGGAAAAACAAAAATGCTGGCGTAGTAACGCAAAGAGTCCTTGCAGGTGCAACGGACGGTGCGATTGTACTAATGCATGATATCCATAAGACAACTGCTGCAAGCCTTGACGCTACATTGCAACAACTGAAGAGTCAAGGATATGAATTTGTGACAATTGACGAACTTTATGGCGAGAAATTGCAAATTGGGAAGCAATATTTCGACAAAACAGAGTCAAGAATGGTGAAATAA
- the rph gene encoding rifamycin-inactivating phosphotransferase: MKPYVLKFQEIDKATEALVGGKGMNLGACSKIAGVQVPAGFCLTTEAYKKTLAENTEFQQLLHRLSTLTTSDGSSIQAISSDIRTLIQNIPIAPEIIDAIDAALLNLGANEAFAVRSSATAEDLPHASFAGQHDTYLNIIGKDEILRHISKCWASLFTERAIIYRIQNQFEHSKVQLAVVVQQMIFPDASGILFTADPITSNRKSLSIDASFGLGEALVSGLVSPDSYTVQENTITNKIIATKKLAIYSLKEGGTETRPLEKSQQTEQTLTDQQILQLAKLGREIEAYFGKPQDIEWCLVGDVFYIVQSRPITTLYPIPEGSEPGNRVYISVAHQQMMTDAMKPLGLSFYLMTTPASMYTAGGRLFVDITQSLSAQASRDMMVNSLGQSDPLIKDALLTVINKKNFLPPLPIENEPVQATAPGKPPVRNIPDPSVVFELVKNSENSIKKLQQTIKTKNGSDLLDFIAEDLTELKNVLFNPTSIDAIMAGMDASAWLNEHVYEWLGEKNVADKLSESAPNNITSQMGLELLDVADVIRPHPAVRAYLEQTKNPHFLDELAALDGGAETKKVLTDYLEKYGMRCAGEIDLTKTRWIENPLTLVPLILSNIKNFEPGASKHKFEQGEKEAANKEQEILARLHQLPDGEQKVAETKAKIDILRHFIGYREYPKYGMINRYFVYKTALLRAGEQLVENGVLHEKEDIYFLYFDELREVVRADQADYELINSRKSDFASFEKLTPPRILTSDGEMINGKYQRENLPEEAILGLPVSSGTVEGRARVILEMEKADLEDGDILVTAFTDPSWTPAFVSIKGLVTEVGGLMTHGAVIAREYGLPAVVGVENATNIIQDGQKIRINGTDGYIEILD, from the coding sequence ATGAAGCCATACGTATTAAAATTTCAAGAAATCGACAAAGCAACAGAAGCCCTGGTTGGCGGTAAAGGCATGAATCTAGGTGCCTGCTCCAAAATTGCCGGCGTCCAAGTTCCCGCAGGTTTTTGCCTCACCACAGAAGCTTATAAAAAAACATTGGCAGAAAACACTGAATTCCAGCAGCTACTCCATCGTCTTTCCACACTAACAACAAGTGACGGCTCTTCCATTCAAGCAATCAGCTCGGACATTCGAACACTCATCCAAAATATTCCCATCGCTCCTGAAATCATAGATGCTATCGATGCCGCTCTTTTAAACTTAGGTGCTAATGAGGCATTTGCTGTGCGGTCAAGCGCGACTGCGGAAGATCTACCCCACGCTTCATTCGCTGGGCAACACGATACGTATTTAAATATTATTGGTAAAGATGAAATTTTGCGGCACATAAGTAAATGTTGGGCTTCTTTATTTACCGAACGAGCGATTATTTACCGGATTCAAAATCAATTCGAGCACAGCAAAGTTCAGCTAGCCGTTGTTGTTCAGCAAATGATTTTTCCAGACGCTTCTGGTATTTTATTTACAGCTGACCCGATTACCTCTAACCGAAAATCGCTTTCAATTGACGCTAGTTTTGGCTTGGGCGAGGCGCTCGTTTCCGGCTTAGTTTCACCTGACTCTTACACCGTCCAAGAAAATACTATTACAAACAAAATTATCGCGACAAAAAAACTCGCCATTTACAGTTTAAAAGAAGGCGGAACAGAAACGCGCCCGCTCGAAAAATCGCAACAAACCGAGCAGACACTAACAGATCAACAAATTTTACAACTTGCAAAACTTGGTCGAGAAATTGAGGCCTATTTTGGCAAGCCGCAAGATATCGAATGGTGCTTAGTTGGCGATGTTTTTTATATTGTGCAAAGTCGACCTATTACTACTTTATATCCAATTCCGGAAGGGAGCGAGCCCGGTAATCGCGTCTATATTTCTGTTGCGCATCAGCAAATGATGACTGATGCAATGAAGCCACTTGGACTTTCCTTTTACTTAATGACAACTCCCGCTTCCATGTATACTGCTGGCGGGCGGCTATTTGTCGATATTACGCAAAGTTTGTCGGCCCAAGCTTCCAGAGATATGATGGTGAACTCTCTCGGCCAATCGGATCCGCTGATTAAAGACGCATTACTCACTGTGATTAATAAAAAGAATTTTTTACCACCATTACCAATTGAAAATGAACCAGTTCAGGCGACCGCACCCGGAAAACCACCAGTCCGAAACATCCCTGACCCATCAGTCGTTTTTGAATTAGTTAAAAACAGCGAAAACTCGATTAAAAAATTGCAACAAACGATTAAAACAAAAAATGGTTCCGATTTGCTTGATTTTATTGCAGAAGATTTAACGGAATTAAAAAATGTTTTATTTAACCCGACTAGTATCGATGCGATTATGGCCGGAATGGATGCTTCCGCTTGGCTAAATGAACATGTTTACGAGTGGCTTGGAGAGAAAAATGTGGCGGATAAACTTTCTGAATCAGCCCCAAATAATATTACTTCACAGATGGGGCTTGAACTACTTGATGTGGCAGACGTCATTCGCCCCCACCCTGCCGTTAGAGCTTATTTAGAACAAACGAAAAATCCTCACTTTTTGGATGAATTAGCGGCTTTAGATGGTGGTGCAGAAACGAAAAAAGTACTTACGGATTACTTGGAAAAATACGGCATGCGTTGTGCGGGCGAAATTGATTTAACGAAAACGCGCTGGATTGAAAACCCGTTAACACTGGTACCGCTAATTTTAAGCAACATTAAAAACTTTGAACCCGGCGCAAGTAAACACAAATTTGAGCAAGGTGAAAAAGAAGCAGCTAATAAAGAACAAGAAATCCTCGCTCGCTTGCACCAATTGCCAGATGGAGAACAAAAAGTCGCTGAAACAAAAGCGAAAATCGATATTCTTCGTCATTTCATTGGGTATCGTGAATATCCAAAATACGGCATGATAAATCGCTATTTTGTTTACAAAACCGCTCTACTACGTGCCGGAGAACAACTTGTGGAAAATGGTGTACTTCACGAAAAAGAAGATATTTACTTCCTTTATTTTGATGAACTGCGCGAGGTCGTCCGTGCCGATCAAGCCGACTATGAACTCATCAACTCGCGGAAAAGCGATTTTGCTTCCTTTGAAAAATTGACGCCACCACGCATTCTTACTTCCGACGGCGAAATGATCAACGGAAAATACCAGCGCGAAAACCTGCCAGAAGAAGCTATTCTTGGTCTCCCTGTTTCATCTGGCACAGTGGAGGGTCGGGCCCGTGTCATTTTAGAGATGGAAAAAGCTGATTTGGAGGATGGCGATATTTTAGTTACCGCTTTTACCGACCCAAGTTGGACACCAGCATTTGTTTCCATTAAAGGACTCGTTACGGAGGTTGGCGGACTGATGACGCACGGGGCTGTAATTGCACGGGAATACGGTCTTCCCGCTGTCGTCGGCGTCGAAAATGCGACGAATATCATCCAAGACGGCCAAAAAATACGGATAAATGGTACAGATGGCTATATTGAAATCCTTGATTAA
- a CDS encoding phage repressor protein, translated as MRSLDAVEILRRGETIERYKEGGNSMLPLIKSMQPVRLEPIGTRELKVNDIVFCKVRGSFFTHKISKVRGKQYQISNNHKHVNGWITRNSIYGIVTKIW; from the coding sequence ATGAGAAGCCTGGATGCAGTAGAGATACTCAGACGTGGCGAGACCATTGAACGTTATAAAGAAGGCGGAAATTCGATGTTACCTTTAATTAAATCGATGCAACCTGTTCGTTTAGAACCGATTGGCACGAGAGAATTAAAAGTGAACGATATCGTATTTTGTAAAGTTCGCGGTAGTTTTTTTACACATAAGATTAGTAAAGTTCGCGGTAAGCAATATCAAATTTCTAATAATCACAAACACGTGAATGGTTGGATCACACGTAATAGTATTTATGGCATTGTCACCAAAATTTGGTAA